Proteins from a single region of Macadamia integrifolia cultivar HAES 741 unplaced genomic scaffold, SCU_Mint_v3 scaffold3443, whole genome shotgun sequence:
- the LOC122068142 gene encoding uncharacterized protein LOC122068142 has product MQSLLLTSLAEQHMSLIAIEFSIICKFIREQQNFGSVKDLFDFMEDCFAKMLYFTLHRLPMAIVKEIEGENGKEISEGRVRKIMKFLCKLELLWDTIEWSWPPKLDPKSHQANDAQSTTIGQAEPPSQTSNTTTTTTADDGDDDTIREIGSDEIV; this is encoded by the exons ATGCAATCTTTACTCCTTACTTCGTTGGCTGAACAACACATGAGTTTGATTGCAATTGAATTTTCAATCATTTGTAAATTCATTCGAGAGCAGCAGAATTTTGGATCGGTTAAGGATCTGTTTGATTTCATGGAAGATTGTTTTGCAAAGATGCTCTATTTTACCCTCCACCGTCTTCCAATGGCCATAGTGAAGGAGATCGAAGGTGAGAATGGAAAGGAAATAAGTGAAGGAAGAGTTAGAAAAATCATGAAGTTCCTTTGTAAACTTGAGTTGTTATGGGACACTATCGAATGGTCATGGCCACCCAAATTGGACCCTAAAAGTCATCAAGCAAATGATGCCCAGTCGACGACAATTGGTCAAGCGGAGCCACCTAGCCAAACTAGTAacactactactactactactgcaG atgatggtgatgatgatacGATTCGAGAAATCGGATCTGATGAGATTGTTTGA